In Xanthomonas campestris pv. phormiicola, the DNA window GGCAGGCTCTGCGCCTGCACCGGGGTCATCGTGGTGTAGCCGAGCGCGTCGATGCCCGGCGCCAGCGCCGGGGAGAGGGACAGGGTGGCGAAATCGTTCATGGTGCATTTTAGCCGGGACTCGGGACTCGGGACCGGGGACTCGGCAAATCAAAAGCGAATGCCCGGCGCCAAACCAGGTTGGCTGGGTTCTTGGTCCCGAGTCCCGAGTCCCGAGTCCCGTACAATGCCCCCATGCCCCTTATCACTCTGCAGAACGTCGACTACAGCGTCGGCGGCCCCTTGTTGCTGGAAAAGACCGAACTGTCGATCGAGCCGGGCGAGCGTATCGCCCTGATCGGCCGCAACGGCGCCGGCAAATCGACCTTGATGAAACTGATCGCCGGCGAGCTCAAGCCCGACGACGGCGAGATCCGCGTCCAGCAGGGCGTGCGCATCGCGCGGCTGGAACAGGAGGTGCCGCATGGCGCCGCCGGCAGCGTGTTCGACGTGGTCGCCGACGGCCTGGGCGAGCTCGGCCACTGGCTGGCCGAGTTCCACCGGCTCAGCCATGCCGCCGAGTTCGACGGCGATGCGCTGGGCGCGGTGCAATCCAAGATCGACGGCGCCAACGGCTGGGCGCTGGACCAGCGGGTCAACGAGACCCTGACCCGGCTCGACCTGGACGGCGACGCCGAGTTCGCGCGGCTGTCCGGCGGCATGAAGCGGCGCGTGCTGCTGGCGCGCGCGCTGGTGTCGGCGCCGGACCTGCTGCTGCTCGACGAGCCGACCAACCACCTGGACATCGAGGCGATCGACTGGCTGGAACTGTTCCTGAAAGGCTGGAACGGCAGCGTGGTGTTCGTCACCCACGACCGCCGCTTCCTGCGTGCGCTGGCCACGCGCATCGTCGAGATCGACCGCGGCCAGGTCACCAGCTGGCCCGGCGACTGGGCCAACTACGAGCGCCGCCGCGAGGAGCGGCTCAATGCGCAGGCGCAGGAGAACGCGCGCTTCGACAAGATGCTGGCCCAGGAAGAAGTGTGGATCCGCCAGGGCATCAAGGCGCGCCGCACCCGCGACGAAGGCCGCGTGCGGCGCCTGGAATCGATGCGCAACGAGCGCACCCAGCGCCGCGAACTCGGCGGCAACGTGCGCATGGAGGCGGCACAGGGCGAGTCCTCGGGCAAGAAGGTGATCGAGGCCAAGGAGCTGAGTTTCGCCTTCGGCGCGCGGACCATGGTGCGCGAGTTCTCCAGCACCATCCTGCGCGGCGACCGCATCGGCCTGATCGGTCCCAACGGCAGCGGCAAGACCACGCTGCTGAAGCTGCTGCTGGGCGAACTGACCCCGGCCAGCGGCGAGGTCCGCACCGGTACCAACCTGCAGGTGGCCTATTTCGACCAGTACCGCGCCACCTTGCGCGAGGACTGGAGCGCGATCGAGAACGTCGCCGAGGGCCGCGACTTCATCGAGGTCAACGGCAAGCGCAAGCACGTGCACGGCTATCTGCAGGATTTCCTGTTCACCCCGGAACGCGCGCGCGCGCCGATCACCCGCCTGTCCGGCGGCGAGCGCAACCGCCTGCTGCTGGCGCGGCTGTTCGCGCAGCCGTCGAACCTGCTGGTGATGGACGAACCGACCAACGACCTGGACGTGGAGACGCTGGAGCTGCTGGAAGAGCTGCTCGGCGACTACACCGGCACCTTGCTGCTGGTCAGCCACGACCGCGACTTCATCGACAACGTGGTGACCTCGACCATGGTGATGGAAGGCGACGGCCGCATCGGCGAATACGTCGGCGGCTACAGCGACTGGGTACGCCAGCGCGCCGCGCCGCCGGCCAGCGCAATGGCGGTGGCCAAGGCCTCGGCCACGGCGGCGGCGACCGCGCCTGTGGCGGCAGCGGCCGCTGCGCCGGCGGCCAAGCGCAAGCTCAGCTACAAGGATGCGCGCGAGCTGGAGCAGTTGCCGGCGCGGATCGAGACGCTGGAGCAGCAGGTCGCGGCATTGACCGAGGCAATGACGGAGTCGTCGTTCTACCAGCGCGATGCGGCGGCGGTGACCGCGCATACGCAGGCGCTGACCCAGGCGCAGGCCGAACTGGACGCGGCCTATGCGCGCTGGAGCGAGCTGGACGCGTAGCGGCGCTTGTTGGCGCGGCGTTCTCTGCTTACAGGCGCTCGCCATTGGCTGGCCGCGGGCACTGTAGGAGTGACTTCAGTCCTAACAGCATCCGAAGCCGGAAAATCCACCGCTTCGCTCGTTGCGACTGAAGTCGCTCCCACAGAGGGCTTGCGGCGAGCCGGCTGGGTGCACTGTGGGAGGGACTTCAGTCCCGACAGCGTCCGAAGCCGGAACGTCCACCGCTTCGCTCGTCGCGACTGAAGTCGCTCCCACAGGGAACCCGCGCCGAGTTGGCTAGGCGCACTGGGGAAGGGACTTCAGTCCCGACGCGGTCCGGTTGCGGCGGCTTCGCCGCTTCGTTCGTCGCGGCTGAAGCCGCCTACAACGGTCTTGCGGCCGCGTGCTGGATGCACTCGGGGCGGGATTTCAGCATTGAAGCGGCGCCAGCCGCGCGACTGCGCAGCTGGCGCTTCGCTCAGCGCGAAGCGGCTTCCTCTTCGTCGTCGTCTTCGTCTTCGTCCAGATCATCGGCCTGGCTGTCGCGCTCGTCGGATTCGGCCTCGTCGCCGGTCAGCAGGCCGACGAAGGCGACGAAGGCGATGCCGTCCTGCGCCCATTCCTTGGCCACGTCGTCGAGCAGTTCCAGCAACACGTCGAAATCCTTCTTGGCCACCGACTGCAGTTCGGCCGCGTCTTCCAGCAGCAGCGCGTAGCCGCCCTTGGCCGGCAGCCACGACAGGTCGCGCAGGCCGTCCATCAAGGCATCCCAGTTGCGGCCGAAGCCGATCGGGAAATCCAGTTGCGCGGCCAGCCGCATCAGCAGCATCGGCTTGCTGCTGCAGCCCTGCAGGTCGATCCGGCACAGCCGCAGGCCGGCGTCGCGGCCGAGCGCGGCGATGCTGTCCAGGTCGCTGTTGGCGACGCGGTAGACGCCGGATGCGGCCGGCTCGGCGAGGTTCAACGAAAAATTGAAGGTGTTCATGGCGACGGCCTCCCGGAGGCGATGCTGAAACTGCGGAAACTGGCGTAGTGGTCGTCGCTGTAGTACCAGACGTCCGGCGGGTCGCCGCCGGTGACGATGCGCCGCGTCCCGCGGTGCTCCAGCCCCGGCGTGTCGACGGTGTATTCGCGATAGTAGCCGCGTGGGCGTGACGGCAGCCGGTTTTCGCGGTTGCCGAACACGCTGCCGTCCTGGCGGTGCGGGAACGGGCCGCCGCGCTGGATCAGGGCGATGGTGTCGCGCGCCTGCGGCGGCAGGAACGGCGGCAGCTCGTCGTCCGCGCCCGCGCTCGGCGTGGCCGGCGGCGGTGCCGGCGCAGGCAGCGGAGCGGGATTGGTCAGCGCGGGCGCGAACTGCGGATGCGGCGGTTGCTGCACTGCGCGGATGCCCCACAGGCCGGCGGCGAGCAGCACGATCGCGGCGATCAGTAACACGGGCTTGCGCATGGGGGCGGCTCCAGCGAGAACGGCGAGGCGCCACGGGTGTGGGCGCGGCAGCGGCACAGTATGGGCGAGTGCGGCTGTTCGTGCTCTTAACCGGTCTGCGGCGCGGCTGGTCGCGTGGCGTGCGCGGTGCCGGCACGCGATTCACATGCGACTAACCGGGTGCAGGCGCATCGTAGCCGCCGATCCGCGGCAACGGCCGGCGCCGCCGCCGCGCGATGGGACGATGTTTCCCCAACGCCGGTCTTGGTATGGTCGCCGGTCGTCCCTACCATTCATCACGCAACGCCCGTCCTTCCGGCGGGCGAACGTCCAGGAGAACCGCATGGCCTACACCCTCCCCAAACTGCCCTACGCCTACGACGCGCTGGAACCGCACATCGATGCGCAGACGATGGAAATCCATCACACCAAGCACCACCAGACCTACATCAACAACGTCAACGCCGCGCTGGAAGGCACCGAGTACGCCGACCTGCCGGTCGAAGCGCTGGTGTCCAAGCTGAAGTCGCTGCCGGAGAACCTGCAGGGTCCGGTGCGCAACAACGGCGGCGGCCACGCCAACCATTCGCTGTTCTGGACGGTGATGGCGCCCAATGCCGGCGGCACCCCGGTCGGCGACGTCGCCAAGGCGATCGACAGCGAACTGGGCGGCTTCGACAAGTTCAAGGACGCCTTCACCAAGGCCGCGCTGACCCGTTTCGGCAGCGGCTGGGCGTGGCTGAGCGTCACCCCGGACAAGAAGATCGTGGTCGAAAGCACCGCCAACCAGGACAGCCCGCTGTTCGAGGGCAACACCCCGATCCTGGGCCTGGACGTGTGGGAACACGCCTACTACCTGAAGTACCAGAACCGCCGTCCGGACTACATCGGCGCGTTCTTCAACGTGGTGGACTGGAACGAAGTCGAGCGCCGCTACCACGCCGCGATCGCCTGATCGCGCCAGCAGCGCCGTCGATCGAAAGGCCGGGTTCGCCCGGCCTTTCCTTTTGTGGGCTCAGGCCGCCGGCAGGCACAGCCTGGCGCTGCCGACCGCGCGATCGGCGTCGTGATCGGGCACTGCGCCTGGCGCGTCGGCGCCGGCGCTGTCGCGGTTGTGCCGCGCATACCAGCCCGGGGTCGCGCCGGTGACGCGGCGGAAGCTGTTGACGAAGTGGCTCTGGTCGAAGAAGCCGAGCTCGTAGGCCACGGTGCTGACCGAATGGCGTCCGCTCAACAGCAGTTGCCGGGCGCGTTCGATCCGCCGCTGCAGCAGGTATTGCATCGGGCTGTGGCCGGTGCTCAGGCGGAACATGCGCGCGAAGTGGTAGCGGCTGACGCAGGCGGCGTTGGCGATGTCGGCCAGGCCGATGCGCTCGGCGAGATGGTGGTCGATGAAGTGCTGGGCGCGGGCCAGTGCGCACGGGCGCAGGCCCTTGCCGCTGGCGCTGGCGGCAGGCAGGGGGGCGGGGGCGGTGGAACGGGAGGCGGGAGCGTGGGGGCGGGGCATGGCGTGTCTCCTGGGAAGCGCCGGAAACGCATGCGCGGGATCTCCGCTGGCGCCTGCGGCATGCGCGTGGATGCGTTTCCGGGACCTGTCCATGCTGCTGCCGGCGCCGCATCGCGGCCACCCCATTCCGGCAGAGCGGATGCTCACCCGTTCGGGGGATTCCGCTGTGAGGACTGTGACGGTTCGCGCGGCAACACCAGCAGGCGCCGGCCGAAACAGCGTGCATCGAGCGAATACGCACCCGGCCCCAGCAGCGCCAGCGCCAGTGCCGGCAGCGCCGCCGGCAGCGCGCTGCCGGCCGTGGCCGTGCCATGCCACAGCGCCAGCGCCGGCACTGCGCAGGCCAGCGCGGCGGCGAGCGGGGTGAGCGCGCCGGCCGTCGCCAGCAGCACCAGAACCAGCGCCGCCCAACGCCAGTGCGGCGGTAATGCCCACGCGTCGCTGGCGCTGGATGGCCACAGGCTCAGCGCCAGGAACAGCCGCAGGGCCAATAGCCCGAGTCCCGCGCTGCCGCCGGGGAACATGGAGTAAAGTCGTTGCATGGCCTTCAGGCTAAGACCGGCGCAGCACGTCGGCCTAGCCGTATTCGGGGCAGCGCAACATCCCTCGATCGGGGCGTTGGCGGGGCGGCGCACCTGCCGAAAATCCGGTTTTTCCTTTTTTGCGAGCGAGAGAGAGAGCGCAGTGCGAAGTCTGCGAAGACGGCATTGGGCGGGCGCCGTGCTGCTGCTCGGCCTGGCCTTCGCGGCGCCGCTTGCCGCGGCCACACCGACGCCGTTGCGGCCGACGCCGCTGCACAACACCGCCTGGCGGGTGGAGCAGGGCGCGCCGGCGGACGTGTGGGCGCTGGCGCAGTCGAGCGACGGCTATCTGTGGATGGCCACCGGGTTCGGTCTGTACCGCTTCGATGGCGAGCGCTTCGAGCGCCGCGAGCCGCCGCACGGCGCGCGCCTGCTGTCGCAGAACGTGACCGCGCTGACGGTGCTGCCGGACGGGCGCATGTGGCTGGGCTATTTCGACGGCGGCGCCAGCCTGCTGCAGGGCGACCGGCTGCTGAATTATGGCCCGGCCGCGGGCTTCCCGGCCGGGCCGGTGGCGCGCTTGGAAGCGGACGGCCAGGGCACGCTGTGGGCGGCGACCTGGGCCGGGCTGGCCCGCTTCGACGGCCGTCGTTGGCAGCGGATCGGCGCCGACTGGGGCTATCCGTCCGCACGCGCCGACTGGCTGCTGCGCGACCGCCGCGGCGTGCTGTGGGTGAGCAGCGGCGACAGCGTGCTGCGGCTGCGCCCGGGCGCGCGCCTTTTCGAGCCGACCGGCCTCGCCACCATGCTGTACGCGGTCTTGGCCGAAAGCCCGGACGGGCGCATCTGGCTGTCGGACCGGCGTGGCGGCACCCGCGTCATCGCCGACGCCGACGGCACGCTGCTGCCGGCGGCGGCGCAGCTCGCCGCGCCGGCGCTGCGCAGCCTGGCGGCACGGCGCATGGGCTTCGCCCGCGACGGCAGCCTGTGGCTGTCCGACTTCCAGGCGCGCGGTGTGGTGCGGGTGGTGCTGGAGGATCCGCGCGCGCCGCGGCTGGAGCATTTCCGCCGCGGCGACGGGCTGGCCTCGGACTTCGCCGCACCGGTGCTGGAAGACAAGGAAGGCAATGTCTGGATCGGCAGCACGCTCGGCCTCAACCGCTACCGCCAGCGCAACGTGATGGCGTTGCCCGGCCAGCCCGGTGCCGAGGCCGGCGAGATCGAAGTGCATGCGCAGCCCGACGGCAGCGTGCTGGTCTCCGATCCGCAGGGCATGTTCCGCGCCGACCGCGCCAGCGCCGAGCGGCTGCTGCGCGGCGAACCGCTGGCGCAGGAGTACGCGCGGCTGAGCGACAGCGGCTGGGTGCTGGGCGCCGACGCCATCGTGCGCCTGCGCCGCGGACGCCGCGAGGAGGTCGCGTTGCCGGCCGGGTTCGCGCCGCGGCAGGTGCGCGCGTTCCTGTCCGATCGCGCCGGCGATGCCTGGGCCGCGATCGCCGAACACGGCGTATTCCGTTACCGCGACGGGCAATGGGCGCGGCAGACGCGGCTGCCGCTGGCCACCTGCACCGCGATCGCCGAAGACGCGCAGGGCCGCTACTGGTTCGGCTACGCGTCCGGTGAAGTGCGGCAGTTGCAGGGCGAGCAGGTGCGCGCGTTCGCGGCCCGTGACGGCGTGCAGGTCGGCCGGGTCAATACCATCCATGCCGGCGCCGGCGCGCTGCTGGTGGCCGGCGAACTGGGCATCGCGCAATGGCAGGGCGCACGCTTCGCGACGTTGCCGCCGTCGCGCGCGCCGGGCTTGCGCGGCATCACCGGCATCGCCGAGAGCGACGACGGCGAACTGTGGCTCAACGGTGCCGTCGGCGTGTCGCGGATCGGCCGCCGCCAACTCGCCGCGGCGCTAGTCGCTGCCGGGGCGACGCTGCAACCGGCCTATTACGGTGCCGCCGACGGGTTGCCCGGCCTGGCGGTGCAGGCCAGCCGCAGCGGCACCGCGGCGCGCGACGGCGACGGCCTGCTGTGGCTGGCGACCAGCCAGGGCCTGGCCTGGATCGACACCCGGCGCGTGTGGCGCAATCCGTGGCCGCCGCAGGTGTTCGTGCGCGCGTTGTCCGGCAACGAGCGGCCGATGCCGCTGGACGCGCCGCTGCTGCTGCCCAAGGGCACCACGCGGGTGCAGATCGCCTACACCGCGACCAGCCTGACCTCGCCCGAACGCATGCGCTTCCGCTTCCGCCTGGATGGCGTGGACGAGACCTGGCGCGATGCCGGCGCGCGCCGCGAGGCCTTCTACACCAACCTGCGCCCGGGGCAGTACCGCTTCCGGGTGATCGCGGCCAACAACGACGGGGTCTGGAACACGCACGGCGCCACGCTGCGCTTCGGCATCGCGCCGCGCTTCGTGCAGACCCCGGCGTTCTGGCTGCTGTGCGCGCTGGCGCTGCTGCTGGCGTTGTCGGCGCTGTACCTGCTGCGCATGCGCCAGCTGGCCACGCGGCTGCGGCTGCGGCTGGAGGAGCGCTACCAGGAGCGCGAGCGCATCGCCCGCGAACTGCACGACACCTTGCTGCAGGGCTACCAGGGCCTGATCCTGCGCACCCATGCGGCGCTGGGCACGCTGCCGGCCGACGCGCCGCTGCGGCGCGAACTGGAGAGCACGCTCGATCGCGCCGAACAGGCGCTGGAGCAGGGCCGCGACCGGGTCGAGGGCTTGCGCGCCAGCGCCGGGAACACGCCCTCGCTGCCGACCGCCTTCGCCGACATGCTCGAGGAACTGGGTGCGCAGTCGCAGGTGCAGCGGCGGGTGCTGGTCGAAGGCACGCCGCTGCCGCTGCAGCCGCTGGTCGCCGACGAGCTGTACCAGCTCGGCCGCGAGGCGCTGCTCAACGCGTTCCGGCATGCGCAGGCGAGCAGCGTCGAGGTCGAGATCGCCTACGGCCGCGATGCGCTGCGGCTGCGTTTCCGCGACGACGGCCGTGGCATCGAGCCGCAGGTGCTGGCCGCCGGCGGCCGCGCCGGGCATTGGGGCCTGACCGGCATGCAGGAGCGCGCGCGGCGGATCGAGGCGCGGCTGGATGTGTGGTCGCGGCCGGGCATGGGCACCGAGCTCAACCTGCGCCTGCCGGCGCGCCGCGCCTACCGCGAACCGGCGCGAAACCGGCTATGGTGCCGCCTGCGCCACTGGCTGCCCGGAACCAACTGAAGTGAACGACGCGCCGTCCATGCCGATCCGCATCCTCGTCGTCGACGACCATCCGCTGCTGCGCGAGGGCATGGCCGCGGTGCTGGCCGCGCAGCCGGACCTGCACCTGGTCGGCGAGGCCGCCGACGGCCTGCAGGCGCTGCAGGCCTACCGCACGCTGCGCCCGGACCTGGTGCTGCTGGACCTGCAGTTGCCCGGCCTCGGCGGCATCGAGGTGATCCTCGCCTTGCGCAAGGAATTCCCGCAGGCGCGGATCGTGGTGGTCACCGCCTCGCGCGGCGACGTGCAGGCGGTGCGCGCGCTGGAAGCCGGCGCCAGCGGCTATCTGCTCAAGAGCGGGCTGCGCCGCGAGCTGGTCGACACGGTGCGCGCGGTGCACCAGGGCCGGCGCCAGGTGCAGGCCGAAGTGGCGGCGGGGATCGCCGAACACCTGCTCGGCGACAGCCTGTCCGCGCGCGAGATCCAGGTGCTGCAGAGCGTGGCCGCGGGCAACTCCAACAAGGCCATCGCCGCGTTGCTGTCGATCGCCGAGGAGACGGTCAAGGCGCACATGAAGAACATCCTGTGCAAGCTCGGCGCGCGCGATCGCACCCACGCGGTGGCGATCGCGGTCAAGCGCGGCATCATCGAACTGTAGGCACCGCCGCGCTGTCGCGCGTTGCGATCAGGGCACCGGCAACGGCGGTACCGCGTCGGCCGGCAGCGGATCCAGCGGCTGCAGCGCCACCAGCAGGCCGCGCGGGTCGGCGCCACGCGCGGCGCCCGGGGGGCGCGGCAGCAGCCGCGCGCTGCGCAGCGGACGGAAGCGGCCGTGTTCGAAGAACACATGGTCGGCCTGCGCGGCCAGCGCGAACAGGTGCGGATCCAGGCCGTTGCGCGGCGTATCGCTGCGTGCGCCGCGCAGGCGCGCGTCGCTGTCGCCGAAGCGTGTGGCCAGCGGCGCCAGCTCCGGTGCGTCGGCGGCGGCGTAGAAACCGCCGGCCAGCAGCGAGGGCACGCCCTCGGCGGTGGCGTCGATCCACGCCATCAGGTCGTCGGCCTGTTCGCGGCGGTTGGCGCCGCCGGCGCGCTCGGCATGCAGGCGGGTGAAGTACAGGTTCACCGGCCGCCCGTGCAGGTCCACGCGCACCAGGCCGGCCACGCTGTAGTCCTCGAACGGATGCAGCAGGGTCTCCGCTTCCTCCAGCACCGGCAGCCGGGTCAGCAGCGCATTGCCGCGGCGTTGCGGCCGGCTCGGTGGATCGGCGCTGATGAAATGGCAGTGGTAGCCGAGCTGCGCGGCCAGCCATTGCGCCTGGTTCGGCAGCTGCGCGGTCTGCAGCACTTCCTGCAGCGCGATGGCATCGGGTTGCAGGCGTTGCAGCGCGTCGACCAGGCGCACGCGGCGCGCGGGCCAGTCGTTGCGGTCCTGCTCGAGGTTGAGGCTGACCACGCTCAGCGTGGCGGTGGGGACGGGCGGCGGCGGCATCGGCAGGCCGGCGGGCAGCGCTTGCGCGCCCGCATGCGCGACCAGGGCCAGCAGCAGCCAGCCGAGGCGATGCCGTCGTCGTGGGGTCCCGGTCGTGCGCGTCATGCGTTGGATGCTAGGACCTGCGGCTTCAGCGCCGCGTGTACGCAGACACGCGGCGCTGCAGTTTCTAGCGCGGCAGCACGCTTTCCGGTAGACGCAACGGCACGCTGGCCGCGGCCTGCGTCGCCGAGCGGCCCAGCACCAGTTCGTAGTCGCCGGCGGCGATGCGCCACTGGCGCTGCACCGGGTCGTAGTCGGCCAGGGTCTTGGGCTCGGCGACGATGCTGACGCGGCGGGTTTCGCCGGGCTTGAGCGTGAGCTTGTCCCAGCCGACCAGGCGGATCGGCGTGTGGTGGCCCTGCGGCAGGCGCAGGTACAGCTGCGGCACGTCGGCGCCTTCGCGCTCGCCGCTGTTGCGCACGTCGAAGCTGGCGATCACCGTGCTGCCGTCCACCTGCACGCGCAGGTTGGCGTAGTCGAAGCGGGTGTAGGACAGGCCGTGGCCGAACGCGTACAGCGGCTCCAGGCCGCGCGCGGCGAACCAGCGGTAGCCGACGTTGGCGCCTTCGATGGCGTAGTCGACATTGCTGCCGGCCGGTTGCGCCGGCTTGAAGCCCAGCCCCGGGATCGACGGCCGCGGCAGCTGCGCCACGTCGCGCAGCCAGGTCACTGGCAGGCGCCCGGACGGATTGACCTCGCCCAGCAGCAGCCGCGCCAGCGCCTCGCCGCCGCGGATGCCCGGGTACCAGGCTTCCAGCACCGCCGGCACCTGTTGCAGCCACGGCATCGCCACCGGGCCGTTGGTCTCCAGCACCACCACCGTGCGCGGGTTGGCCTTGGCC includes these proteins:
- a CDS encoding ATP-binding cassette domain-containing protein gives rise to the protein MPLITLQNVDYSVGGPLLLEKTELSIEPGERIALIGRNGAGKSTLMKLIAGELKPDDGEIRVQQGVRIARLEQEVPHGAAGSVFDVVADGLGELGHWLAEFHRLSHAAEFDGDALGAVQSKIDGANGWALDQRVNETLTRLDLDGDAEFARLSGGMKRRVLLARALVSAPDLLLLDEPTNHLDIEAIDWLELFLKGWNGSVVFVTHDRRFLRALATRIVEIDRGQVTSWPGDWANYERRREERLNAQAQENARFDKMLAQEEVWIRQGIKARRTRDEGRVRRLESMRNERTQRRELGGNVRMEAAQGESSGKKVIEAKELSFAFGARTMVREFSSTILRGDRIGLIGPNGSGKTTLLKLLLGELTPASGEVRTGTNLQVAYFDQYRATLREDWSAIENVAEGRDFIEVNGKRKHVHGYLQDFLFTPERARAPITRLSGGERNRLLLARLFAQPSNLLVMDEPTNDLDVETLELLEELLGDYTGTLLLVSHDRDFIDNVVTSTMVMEGDGRIGEYVGGYSDWVRQRAAPPASAMAVAKASATAAATAPVAAAAAAPAAKRKLSYKDARELEQLPARIETLEQQVAALTEAMTESSFYQRDAAAVTAHTQALTQAQAELDAAYARWSELDA
- a CDS encoding barstar family protein translates to MNTFNFSLNLAEPAASGVYRVANSDLDSIAALGRDAGLRLCRIDLQGCSSKPMLLMRLAAQLDFPIGFGRNWDALMDGLRDLSWLPAKGGYALLLEDAAELQSVAKKDFDVLLELLDDVAKEWAQDGIAFVAFVGLLTGDEAESDERDSQADDLDEDEDDDEEEAASR
- a CDS encoding ribonuclease, which encodes MRKPVLLIAAIVLLAAGLWGIRAVQQPPHPQFAPALTNPAPLPAPAPPPATPSAGADDELPPFLPPQARDTIALIQRGGPFPHRQDGSVFGNRENRLPSRPRGYYREYTVDTPGLEHRGTRRIVTGGDPPDVWYYSDDHYASFRSFSIASGRPSP
- a CDS encoding superoxide dismutase yields the protein MAYTLPKLPYAYDALEPHIDAQTMEIHHTKHHQTYINNVNAALEGTEYADLPVEALVSKLKSLPENLQGPVRNNGGGHANHSLFWTVMAPNAGGTPVGDVAKAIDSELGGFDKFKDAFTKAALTRFGSGWAWLSVTPDKKIVVESTANQDSPLFEGNTPILGLDVWEHAYYLKYQNRRPDYIGAFFNVVDWNEVERRYHAAIA
- a CDS encoding AraC family transcriptional regulator; this translates as MPRPHAPASRSTAPAPLPAASASGKGLRPCALARAQHFIDHHLAERIGLADIANAACVSRYHFARMFRLSTGHSPMQYLLQRRIERARQLLLSGRHSVSTVAYELGFFDQSHFVNSFRRVTGATPGWYARHNRDSAGADAPGAVPDHDADRAVGSARLCLPAA
- a CDS encoding histidine kinase; its protein translation is MLLLGLAFAAPLAAATPTPLRPTPLHNTAWRVEQGAPADVWALAQSSDGYLWMATGFGLYRFDGERFERREPPHGARLLSQNVTALTVLPDGRMWLGYFDGGASLLQGDRLLNYGPAAGFPAGPVARLEADGQGTLWAATWAGLARFDGRRWQRIGADWGYPSARADWLLRDRRGVLWVSSGDSVLRLRPGARLFEPTGLATMLYAVLAESPDGRIWLSDRRGGTRVIADADGTLLPAAAQLAAPALRSLAARRMGFARDGSLWLSDFQARGVVRVVLEDPRAPRLEHFRRGDGLASDFAAPVLEDKEGNVWIGSTLGLNRYRQRNVMALPGQPGAEAGEIEVHAQPDGSVLVSDPQGMFRADRASAERLLRGEPLAQEYARLSDSGWVLGADAIVRLRRGRREEVALPAGFAPRQVRAFLSDRAGDAWAAIAEHGVFRYRDGQWARQTRLPLATCTAIAEDAQGRYWFGYASGEVRQLQGEQVRAFAARDGVQVGRVNTIHAGAGALLVAGELGIAQWQGARFATLPPSRAPGLRGITGIAESDDGELWLNGAVGVSRIGRRQLAAALVAAGATLQPAYYGAADGLPGLAVQASRSGTAARDGDGLLWLATSQGLAWIDTRRVWRNPWPPQVFVRALSGNERPMPLDAPLLLPKGTTRVQIAYTATSLTSPERMRFRFRLDGVDETWRDAGARREAFYTNLRPGQYRFRVIAANNDGVWNTHGATLRFGIAPRFVQTPAFWLLCALALLLALSALYLLRMRQLATRLRLRLEERYQERERIARELHDTLLQGYQGLILRTHAALGTLPADAPLRRELESTLDRAEQALEQGRDRVEGLRASAGNTPSLPTAFADMLEELGAQSQVQRRVLVEGTPLPLQPLVADELYQLGREALLNAFRHAQASSVEVEIAYGRDALRLRFRDDGRGIEPQVLAAGGRAGHWGLTGMQERARRIEARLDVWSRPGMGTELNLRLPARRAYREPARNRLWCRLRHWLPGTN
- a CDS encoding response regulator transcription factor, encoding MPIRILVVDDHPLLREGMAAVLAAQPDLHLVGEAADGLQALQAYRTLRPDLVLLDLQLPGLGGIEVILALRKEFPQARIVVVTASRGDVQAVRALEAGASGYLLKSGLRRELVDTVRAVHQGRRQVQAEVAAGIAEHLLGDSLSAREIQVLQSVAAGNSNKAIAALLSIAEETVKAHMKNILCKLGARDRTHAVAIAVKRGIIEL
- a CDS encoding endonuclease/exonuclease/phosphatase family protein, yielding MTRTTGTPRRRHRLGWLLLALVAHAGAQALPAGLPMPPPPVPTATLSVVSLNLEQDRNDWPARRVRLVDALQRLQPDAIALQEVLQTAQLPNQAQWLAAQLGYHCHFISADPPSRPQRRGNALLTRLPVLEEAETLLHPFEDYSVAGLVRVDLHGRPVNLYFTRLHAERAGGANRREQADDLMAWIDATAEGVPSLLAGGFYAAADAPELAPLATRFGDSDARLRGARSDTPRNGLDPHLFALAAQADHVFFEHGRFRPLRSARLLPRPPGAARGADPRGLLVALQPLDPLPADAVPPLPVP